A part of Rattus norvegicus strain BN/NHsdMcwi chromosome 4, GRCr8, whole genome shotgun sequence genomic DNA contains:
- the Tnip3 gene encoding TNFAIP3-interacting protein 3 isoform X3 translates to MRNELPSTHREAAVLELKSKLAAAENTHTLEKKPKQSVTEGDRQLEKEKDILRKELQALKKENKLLKENNAVANRKKEHYACEIKRLNKVLQDALTIGSSLHSEDLGKCKCRGSHAEMRTEVECHKQQPDYQWNALNQLPPHVQHKAHGFSSESKFNL, encoded by the exons ATGAGAAATGAGCTACCTTCTACACATAGAGAAGCAGCG GTCCTGGAGCTAAAATCTAAACTGGCGGCCGCAGAAAATACTCACACCCTGGAGAAGAAACCGAAGCAAAGTGTGACAGAGGGCGACAGGCAGCTCGAG aAGGAAAAAGACATCTTAAGGAAAGAATTACAAGCACTGAAGAAGGAGAACAAGCTGTTGAAGGAAAACAATGCTGTGGCCAATCGGAAGAAAGAGCACTATGCCTGTGAAATCAAACGCCTCAATAAG GTTCTTCAGGATGCCTTGACAATCGGGAGCTCTTTGCATTCTGAGGACTTAGGGAAGTGTAAATGCAGGGGCAGCCATGCAGAGATGAGAACAGAGGTGGAATGTCACAAACAGCAG CCAGACTATCAGTGGAATGCTCTCAACCAGCTTCCTCCACATGTACAGCATAAGGCACATG
- the Tnip3 gene encoding TNFAIP3-interacting protein 3 isoform X1 — protein sequence MAGLSGAGAYMEYTECAAPRRKDLTNSLEQKIKCLEKQRQELLDVNQQWDQQFRNMKELYERKVLELKSKLAAAENTHTLEKKPKQSVTEGDRQLEKEKDILRKELQALKKENKLLKENNAVANRKKEHYACEIKRLNKVLQDALTIGSSLHSEDLGKCKCRGSHAEMRTEVECHKQQPDYQWNALNQLPPHVQHKAHGFSSESKFNL from the exons ATGGCTGGACTGAGTGGTGCTGGAGCTTACATGGAGTACACAGAG TGTGCTGCACCAAGAAGAAAGGACTTGACAAATTCTCTTGAACAAAAGATAAAGTGCTTGGAAAAACAGAGACAAGAG CTCCTGGATGTCAATCAACAATGGGACCAGCAATTTCGAAATATGAAAGAGTTATATGAAAGAAAG GTCCTGGAGCTAAAATCTAAACTGGCGGCCGCAGAAAATACTCACACCCTGGAGAAGAAACCGAAGCAAAGTGTGACAGAGGGCGACAGGCAGCTCGAG aAGGAAAAAGACATCTTAAGGAAAGAATTACAAGCACTGAAGAAGGAGAACAAGCTGTTGAAGGAAAACAATGCTGTGGCCAATCGGAAGAAAGAGCACTATGCCTGTGAAATCAAACGCCTCAATAAG GTTCTTCAGGATGCCTTGACAATCGGGAGCTCTTTGCATTCTGAGGACTTAGGGAAGTGTAAATGCAGGGGCAGCCATGCAGAGATGAGAACAGAGGTGGAATGTCACAAACAGCAG CCAGACTATCAGTGGAATGCTCTCAACCAGCTTCCTCCACATGTACAGCATAAGGCACATG